The following proteins are encoded in a genomic region of Pan troglodytes isolate AG18354 chromosome 2, NHGRI_mPanTro3-v2.0_pri, whole genome shotgun sequence:
- the EHHADH gene encoding peroxisomal bifunctional enzyme isoform X2, translating to MAFGGGLELALGCHYRIAHAEAQVGLPEVTLGLLPGARGTQLLPRLTGVPASLDLITSGRRILADEALKLGILDKVVNSDPVEEAIRFAQRVSDQPLESRRLCNKPIQSLPNMDSIFSEALLKMRRQHPGCLAQEACVRAVQAAVQYPYEVGIKKEEELFLYLLQSGQARALQYAFFAERKANKWSTPSGASWKTASARPVSSVGVVGLGTMGRGIVISFARARIPVIAVDSDKNQLATANKMITSVLEKEASKMQQSGHPWSGPKPRLTSSMKELGGVDLVIEAVFEEMSLKKQVFAELSAVCKPEAFLCTNTSALDVDEIASSTDRPHLVIGTHFFSPAHVMKLLEVIPSQYSSPTTIATVMNLSKKIKKIGVVVGNCFGFVGNRMLNPYYNQAYFLLEEGSKPEEVDQVLEEFGFKMGPFRVSDLAGLDVGWKSRKGQGLTGPTLPPGTPARKRGNRRYCPIPDVLCELGRFGQKTGKGWYQYDKPLGRIHKPDPWLSKFLSQYRETHHIEPRTISQDEILERCLYSLINEAFRILGEGIAASPEHIDVVYLHGYGWPRHKGGPMFYASTVGLPTVLEKLQKYYRQNPDIPQLEPSDYLKKLASQGNPPLKEWQSLAGSPSSKL from the exons GAAGACGTATTTTAGCAGATGAAGCACTCAAGCTGGGCATTCTAGATAAAGTTGTAAACTCAGACCCGGTTGAAGAAGCAATCAGATTTGCTCAGAGAGTTTCAG ATCAACCTCTAGAATCCCGTAGACTCTGCAACAAGCCAATTCAGAGCTTGCCCAACATGGACAGCATTTTTAGTGAGGCCCTCTTGAAGATGCGGAGGCAGCACCCTGGGTGTCTTGCACAGGAGGCTTGTGTCCGTGcagtccaggctgctgtgcagtaTCCCTATGAAGTGGGCAtcaagaaggaggaggagctgtTTCTATATCTTTTGCAATCAGGGCAGGCTAGAGCCCTGCAATATGCTTTCTTCGCTGAAAGGAAAGCAAATAAGTGGTCAACTCCCTCCGGAGCATCGTGGAAAACAGCATCAGCGCGGCCTGTCTCCTCAGTTGGTGTTGTTG GCTTGGGAACAATGGGCCGAGGCATTGTCATTTCTTTTGCGAGGGCCAGGATTCCTGTGATTGCTGTAGACTCGGACAAAAACCAGCTAGCAACTGCAAACAAGATGATAACCTCTGTCTTGGAAAAAGAAGCCTCCAAAATGCAACAGAGCGGCCACCCTTGGTCAGGACCAAAACCCAGGTTAACTTCATCTATGAAGGAGCTTGGTGGTGTAGATTTAGTCATTGAAGCAGTATTTGAGGAAATGAGCCTGAAGAAGCAGGTCTTTGCTGAACTCTCAGCTGTGTGCAAACCAGAAGCATTTTTGTGCACTAATACTTCAGCCCTGGATGTTGATGAGATTGCTTCTTCCACTGATCGTCCTCACTTGGTCATTGGCACCCACTTCTTTTCGCCAGCTCATGTCATGAAGTTGTTAGAGGTTATTCCCAGCCAATACTCTTCCCCCACTACCATTGCCACTGTTATGAACTTatcaaaaaagattaaaaagattgGAGTCGTTGTAGGCAACTGTTTTGGATTTGTGGGGAATCGAATGTTGAATCCTTATTACAATCAGGCATATTTCTTGTTAGAAGAAGGCAGCAAACCAGAGGAGGTAGATCAGGTGCTGGAAGAGTTTGGTTTTAAAATGGGGCCTTTTAGAGTGTCTGATCTTGCTGGGTTGGATGTGGGCTGGAAATCTAGAAAGGGGCAAGGTCTTACTGGACCTACATTGCCTCCAGGAACTCCTGCCCGAAAAAGGGGTAATAGGAGGTACTGCCCAATTCCTGATGTGCTCTGTGAATTAGGACGATTTGGCCAGAAGACAGGTAAGGGTTGGTATCAATATGACAAGCCATTGGGTAGGATTCACAAACCTGATCCCTGGCTTTCCAAATTCCTATCACAGTATAGAGAAACCCATCACATTGAACCACGTACCATTAGCCAGGATGAGATCCTCGAGCGCTGCTTATATTCACTTATCAATGAAGCATTCCGTATCTTGGGAGAAGGGATAGCTGCTAGCCCAGAGCACATTGATGTTGTCTATTTACATGGATATGGATGGCCAAGGCACAAGGGCGGGCCCATGTTCTATGCTTCCACAGTTGGGTTGCCCACAGTTCTAGAGAAATTGCAGAAATATTACAGGCAGAACCCTGATATTCCCCAACTGGAGCCAAGTGACTATCTAAAAAAACTGGCTTCTCAGGGAAACCCTCCCCTGAAAGAATGGCAAAGCTTGGCAGGCTCCCCTAGCAGTAAATTGTGA